In Paracoccus aerodenitrificans, the following are encoded in one genomic region:
- a CDS encoding amino acid ABC transporter ATP-binding protein gives MIEIENVRKSFGALEVLKGIDLTVDNGEVLTVIGGSGSGKSTLLTCINGLEPINAGTIRVDGTEVHAKSTDINRLRQKIGIVFQQWNAFPHLTVKENVMLAPRKVLKQSKAEAEEMAVKQLNHVGLGDKLDVYPTRLSGGQQQRMAIARALAMSPRYMLFDEVTSALDPQLVGEVLDTLRMLASEGMTMICVTHEMKFAREVSDRVAFFHQGVMAEIAPPDELFEAPKDPNLQQFLSATH, from the coding sequence ATGATTGAGATCGAAAATGTCCGTAAATCCTTCGGCGCATTGGAGGTGCTGAAAGGCATCGACCTGACCGTCGATAACGGAGAGGTGCTGACCGTGATCGGCGGCTCGGGATCGGGGAAGTCCACCCTGCTGACCTGCATCAACGGGTTGGAGCCGATCAATGCGGGTACGATCCGCGTCGACGGGACTGAGGTTCACGCGAAATCCACCGATATCAACAGGCTGCGCCAGAAGATCGGCATCGTCTTCCAGCAATGGAACGCTTTCCCGCATCTGACGGTGAAGGAAAACGTCATGCTGGCGCCGCGCAAGGTGCTGAAACAGTCGAAAGCCGAGGCCGAGGAGATGGCCGTGAAGCAGCTCAATCACGTCGGGTTGGGCGACAAGCTGGATGTCTATCCGACCCGGCTGTCGGGCGGTCAGCAGCAGCGCATGGCGATTGCCCGCGCCCTTGCCATGTCGCCGCGCTATATGCTGTTCGATGAGGTCACATCCGCGCTCGATCCGCAGCTTGTGGGCGAGGTGCTGGACACGCTGCGCATGCTTGCATCCGAGGGCATGACGATGATCTGCGTCACCCATGAAATGAAATTCGCACGTGAGGTCTCCGACCGCGTGGCCTTCTTCCATCAGGGCGTGATGGCCGAAATCGCCCCGCCGGATGAGCTGTTCGAAGCGCCGAAAGATCCGAATCTTCAGCAGTTCCTGTCCGCGACGCATTAG
- a CDS encoding GntR family transcriptional regulator — protein MKKNAESDRTERRRGEGVRYVYEILRDEIIDLTLPPGSLIDEIQLSERLSMSRTPIREALVRLAADGLVTTLPNRSTVVSNIDFLNMHHFFDAITLMYRVTTRLAAENRSDEDLALIRAHQDEFIAAVARHDAMAMIASNREFHAAIGVAGGNPYYSGLFNRLLDEGRRVLRVYYSSYNDRMPQSVIDEHEAMIRAIEDRDVAEADRIARLHADQIVGQIRRLISQDRRQDIAL, from the coding sequence ATGAAGAAGAATGCGGAAAGTGACAGGACCGAGCGCAGGCGCGGCGAGGGCGTTCGCTATGTCTACGAAATCCTGCGCGATGAGATCATCGATCTGACGCTGCCTCCGGGCAGTCTGATCGACGAAATCCAGCTTTCCGAGCGGTTGTCCATGTCGCGCACGCCTATTCGTGAGGCGCTTGTCAGACTTGCCGCGGATGGGCTGGTGACTACTTTGCCCAATCGCTCGACCGTGGTGTCGAATATCGATTTCCTGAACATGCATCATTTTTTCGATGCGATCACGCTGATGTATCGGGTAACGACCCGGCTTGCCGCCGAGAATCGCAGCGATGAAGATCTGGCGCTGATCCGCGCCCATCAGGATGAGTTCATCGCTGCCGTGGCGCGGCACGATGCGATGGCGATGATCGCCTCGAACCGGGAGTTTCACGCCGCTATCGGGGTGGCGGGGGGGAATCCCTATTATTCAGGACTTTTCAACCGCTTGCTGGATGAGGGCAGGCGGGTTCTGCGGGTATATTATTCCTCATATAACGACCGGATGCCGCAAAGTGTGATCGATGAGCATGAGGCGATGATCCGCGCCATAGAAGATCGCGATGTGGCAGAGGCGGACCGTATCGCCCGCCTGCATGCCGACCAGATCGTCGGGCAGATCCGCAGGCTGATTTCTCAGGACCGGCGTCAGGATATCGCGCTGTAG
- a CDS encoding amino acid ABC transporter permease codes for MFDTSITLNDLIFMAEGAGMTILVTLIAVFCGTVLGIIFGVFRYQVGPVWAAPLTFFLDVFRSIPLLIQLVLTFAFIGTVLQIRISGFTVACLVLTLYTSAYCAEIVRGAIESVPPTLRRASRSLGLTWGQDMRYIVLPLATRVAFPSWIGLALSVMKDSALVYVVQVTELLKSTQILITRLQEPLFLLMLCGAFYFLISFPIARIGGYLERRWSND; via the coding sequence ATGTTCGATACTTCGATAACCCTCAACGATCTGATATTCATGGCCGAGGGCGCGGGGATGACCATCCTCGTCACCCTGATCGCAGTGTTCTGCGGCACGGTGCTGGGGATCATCTTCGGGGTCTTCCGCTATCAGGTCGGGCCGGTCTGGGCCGCGCCGCTGACCTTCTTTCTGGATGTGTTCCGGTCCATCCCGCTGCTGATCCAGCTTGTGCTGACCTTCGCCTTTATCGGCACGGTGCTGCAGATCCGCATATCCGGCTTCACCGTCGCCTGTCTTGTGCTGACGCTGTATACCTCGGCCTATTGCGCGGAAATCGTGCGCGGCGCGATTGAATCGGTGCCGCCGACGCTGCGCCGGGCCTCCCGTTCGCTTGGGCTGACCTGGGGGCAGGATATGCGCTATATCGTCCTGCCTCTGGCAACGCGGGTGGCCTTCCCAAGCTGGATCGGGCTGGCATTGTCGGTGATGAAGGATTCCGCGCTTGTCTATGTCGTGCAGGTGACGGAACTGCTGAAATCCACGCAGATCCTGATTACCCGGCTTCAGGAACCGCTTTTCCTGCTGATGCTGTGCGGCGCGTTCTATTTCCTCATCAGTTTCCCCATTGCCCGCATTGGCGGCTATCTGGAAAGACGGTGGTCCAATGATTGA
- a CDS encoding NAD(P)/FAD-dependent oxidoreductase: protein MTRPDVIVIGAGVIGLSSALALQARGLSVTVLDREGPAAGASAGNASCFAFSEIAPLASPATLLKAPKWLLDPLGPLTIPPAYALKIAPWMARFAAASMPHRVRHSTDAQTALIDLARSELEPFLAANGHSHMLRKYGNLQPYESESEFRATLPVWQARERHGFEFRHLTRAEMDEIQPGLAPRFISGTFTPAYWSISDPKDYTLALAARFTERGGLIHQAEVTALRIDGDTVRIDDTYQAGQVVLAAGAFSHRIARSLGDRIPLETERGYNTTLPPGAVDLRIQITFGGHGFMVTKLDTGIRVGGAVELGGLDAPPNYKRAEAMLKKAKAFLPDLNTEGGRQWMGFRPSLPDTLPVIGPSGAGPRVTYAFGNGHLGLTQSAGTARLVADLVTGQPPAIDLAPFSPSRFQP from the coding sequence ATGACCCGGCCCGATGTCATTGTGATCGGCGCGGGCGTGATCGGCCTGTCATCCGCGCTTGCTCTTCAGGCACGGGGGCTGTCGGTCACGGTGCTGGACCGGGAAGGTCCGGCGGCGGGGGCCTCTGCCGGGAATGCAAGCTGCTTTGCCTTTTCGGAAATCGCCCCGCTCGCCTCGCCTGCAACGCTGCTGAAGGCACCGAAATGGCTGCTGGACCCGCTGGGTCCGCTGACCATCCCGCCTGCCTATGCGCTGAAGATCGCGCCGTGGATGGCGCGTTTCGCGGCGGCCTCGATGCCGCATCGCGTGCGCCACTCGACCGACGCCCAGACCGCGCTGATCGACCTTGCCCGGTCCGAGTTGGAGCCGTTTCTTGCCGCCAATGGTCACAGCCACATGCTGCGGAAATACGGCAATTTGCAGCCCTATGAATCCGAATCCGAATTCCGCGCCACCCTGCCGGTCTGGCAGGCGCGGGAACGTCACGGTTTCGAATTCCGCCACCTCACCCGCGCCGAGATGGACGAAATCCAGCCCGGTCTCGCCCCGCGCTTTATCAGCGGCACGTTTACCCCGGCCTATTGGTCGATCTCGGATCCGAAGGATTACACGCTGGCCCTTGCCGCGCGGTTTACCGAACGCGGCGGGCTGATCCACCAGGCCGAGGTGACCGCATTAAGGATCGACGGCGACACAGTGCGGATCGACGATACATATCAGGCGGGGCAGGTCGTGCTGGCGGCGGGGGCATTCTCGCACCGCATCGCCCGCAGCCTCGGTGACCGCATCCCGCTGGAGACCGAGCGCGGCTATAACACCACCCTGCCGCCGGGGGCCGTTGATCTTCGCATCCAGATCACCTTTGGCGGGCATGGTTTCATGGTCACGAAGCTTGATACCGGCATTCGCGTCGGCGGCGCGGTAGAACTGGGCGGGCTGGATGCCCCGCCGAACTATAAACGCGCCGAGGCGATGCTGAAAAAGGCCAAGGCTTTCCTGCCCGATCTGAACACCGAAGGCGGGCGGCAATGGATGGGGTTCCGCCCCTCGCTGCCCGATACGCTGCCGGTCATCGGTCCTTCCGGGGCCGGACCGCGCGTGACCTATGCATTCGGCAATGGCCATCTGGGCCTGACGCAATCCGCCGGAACCGCGCGGCTTGTGGCGGATCTGGTGACCGGCCAGCCCCCTGCGATAGACCTCGCCCCCTTCTCTCCCTCACGGTTTCAGCCATGA
- the lhpI gene encoding cis-3-hydroxy-L-proline dehydratase, giving the protein MTATRILPGTASGPVLAMDRGLSFWGGVDPDRARVIDTHHPACGAELAGRVVMMPTSRGSCSGSGVILEMMLNGNTPAALIFSEAEDVATLGALIGAEIFGRSLPVLRVSPDDFVALAKAGHLTITRDAISGPDILLPVAEPPDTPLTLSESDRAMLRGDHGEATALAMKIVHMVARLQGAASLTDVTRGHIDGCILANQANLIFAEKMANLGASVRIPTTINAISVDRQNWQAQGVPQLFGDQAARLADAYTRMGCRPSFTCAPYLLEDRPAEGEDIAWAESNAVVFANTVLGARTPKHPDYLDLCIAVTGRAALSGVYLDRERRPRRVLDFDLPRGADDAIWPLIGYLAGLNAPDRIPLLTGLKQYAPSSDNLKALCAAFGTTSAAPMLHIDGVTPESDMRPDPGSDRRSITRRDLRRAWDELNHGPDRIDLIAIGSPHASAGECREFARLLHGRKVSAATIITAGRETIQVLRKDGTLHLLSEADVQVIPDLCWCSITEPVFPPQAHTVMTNSGKYAHYGPGLSGREFRFGSLADCAAAAISAKAAPVPPDWLSVDELPLMEGYLDEEECGK; this is encoded by the coding sequence ATGACCGCAACCCGCATCCTGCCCGGCACGGCCTCCGGCCCGGTTCTGGCGATGGATCGTGGGCTCAGCTTCTGGGGCGGCGTCGATCCGGATCGGGCGCGGGTGATCGACACGCATCATCCGGCCTGCGGAGCGGAGCTGGCCGGGCGCGTGGTGATGATGCCGACCAGCCGGGGATCCTGTTCGGGATCGGGCGTGATCCTTGAAATGATGCTGAACGGCAATACCCCTGCCGCGCTGATCTTTTCCGAGGCAGAGGATGTGGCGACGCTCGGCGCTCTGATCGGGGCAGAGATCTTCGGGCGCAGCCTGCCGGTGCTGCGCGTCTCGCCGGATGATTTCGTCGCTCTGGCAAAGGCCGGGCATCTGACGATCACCCGTGACGCGATTTCCGGCCCGGATATCCTTCTGCCCGTCGCAGAACCTCCCGACACCCCCCTGACCCTTTCCGAATCCGACCGCGCCATGCTGCGCGGCGATCACGGAGAGGCCACCGCCCTTGCCATGAAGATCGTCCATATGGTCGCGCGGCTTCAGGGTGCCGCCAGCCTGACCGATGTCACGCGCGGGCATATCGACGGCTGCATTCTCGCCAATCAGGCCAATCTGATCTTTGCCGAGAAAATGGCCAATCTCGGCGCATCTGTCCGTATCCCGACAACGATCAACGCAATCTCGGTGGATCGGCAGAACTGGCAGGCGCAGGGCGTGCCGCAGCTTTTCGGAGATCAGGCCGCGCGGCTGGCCGATGCCTATACGCGCATGGGCTGCCGACCCAGCTTCACCTGTGCACCCTATCTGCTGGAGGACCGCCCGGCAGAGGGTGAGGATATCGCATGGGCCGAATCCAATGCCGTCGTGTTCGCCAATACCGTGCTGGGGGCGCGAACCCCCAAGCATCCCGATTATCTGGATCTCTGCATCGCCGTGACCGGCCGCGCAGCGCTGTCAGGCGTCTATCTGGACCGCGAACGCCGCCCCCGCCGCGTGCTGGATTTCGACCTGCCGCGCGGGGCCGATGACGCGATCTGGCCGCTGATCGGATATCTTGCCGGGCTGAACGCGCCCGACCGTATCCCCCTGCTGACCGGGCTGAAGCAGTACGCGCCGTCCTCGGATAATCTCAAGGCGCTCTGCGCGGCCTTCGGCACCACCTCTGCCGCGCCGATGCTGCATATCGACGGGGTCACGCCGGAATCCGACATGAGGCCGGACCCCGGGTCCGACCGGCGCAGCATCACCCGCAGGGATCTTCGCCGCGCATGGGATGAGCTGAATCACGGCCCCGACAGGATCGACCTGATCGCCATCGGCAGCCCTCATGCCTCTGCCGGTGAATGCCGCGAATTCGCCCGGCTGCTGCACGGGCGGAAGGTCAGCGCGGCCACCATCATCACCGCCGGACGAGAGACGATCCAGGTGCTGCGCAAGGACGGTACGCTGCATTTGCTGAGCGAAGCGGATGTTCAGGTAATCCCCGATCTGTGCTGGTGCTCGATCACCGAGCCGGTCTTTCCGCCGCAGGCACATACGGTCATGACCAATTCCGGCAAATACGCCCATTACGGCCCCGGCCTGTCGGGCCGGGAATTTCGTTTCGGAAGCCTCGCGGATTGTGCAGCCGCCGCGATTTCGGCAAAGGCTGCACCGGTGCCGCCTGATTGGCTGAGCGTTGACGAGTTGCCGCTGATGGAAGGGTATTTGGATGAAGAAGAATGCGGAAAGTGA
- a CDS encoding transporter substrate-binding domain-containing protein, whose protein sequence is MKTAICSFAAIAVATMSAPAFADKLDDIISSGTLRCAVVLDFPPMGSRDENNEPQGFDVDYCNDLAAALGVEAEVVETTFPERIPALVSGQVDVAVASTSDTLERAKTVGFTIPYYAFENAVVAGQGVEMSTWEDLRGKTVGATAGTYEAIWLEGKVDEWGEGEFRPYQNQADVFLALSQGQLDATVSTVEVAQANVDSGNYEGISIVDKAPMVPDYVGLITLRGEYGLIDYMNLFINQQVRTGRYAELYAKWIGEGEPADLTIQGVYR, encoded by the coding sequence ATGAAGACTGCCATCTGCTCATTCGCGGCCATTGCCGTCGCCACCATGTCCGCACCGGCCTTTGCCGACAAGCTGGACGATATCATCTCATCGGGCACGCTGCGCTGCGCCGTGGTGCTGGATTTCCCGCCTATGGGGTCGCGCGACGAAAATAACGAGCCGCAGGGCTTCGATGTCGATTACTGCAACGATCTGGCCGCCGCGCTTGGCGTCGAGGCGGAAGTGGTCGAAACCACATTCCCCGAACGGATCCCGGCGCTGGTGTCGGGTCAGGTCGATGTGGCCGTTGCCTCGACCTCGGACACGCTGGAACGCGCCAAGACCGTTGGCTTCACCATTCCGTATTATGCCTTCGAAAATGCCGTTGTCGCGGGGCAGGGCGTGGAAATGTCCACATGGGAAGATCTGCGCGGCAAGACCGTCGGCGCAACCGCCGGCACCTATGAGGCGATCTGGCTGGAAGGCAAGGTCGATGAATGGGGCGAGGGTGAATTCCGCCCCTATCAGAACCAGGCCGATGTGTTCCTGGCGCTTTCGCAGGGTCAGCTTGATGCGACCGTCTCGACCGTCGAGGTGGCTCAGGCGAATGTCGATTCGGGCAATTACGAAGGCATCAGCATCGTCGACAAGGCCCCGATGGTGCCCGACTATGTTGGCCTGATCACGCTTCGCGGCGAATACGGGCTGATCGACTATATGAACCTGTTCATCAATCAGCAGGTCCGTACCGGCCGCTATGCCGAGCTTTACGCCAAATGGATCGGAGAGGGTGAGCCCGCCGATCTGACCATTCAGGGCGTCTATCGCTAA
- a CDS encoding 4-hydroxyproline epimerase, translating into MTTYTFSCIDGHTCGNPVRLVSGGAPLLEGADMLEKRAHFMREYDWIRTGLMFEPRGHDMMSGTILYPPTRPDCDIAVLYIETSGCLPMCGHGTIGTITMGIENGLIRPREPGRLSIETPAGKVDISYVQQGRFVEEVRLTNVPGFLYAEALTAEVEGLGEIVVDIAYGGNFYAIIEPQKNFRDMADHSAGELVGWSRKLRAALNAKYDFAHPQDDRINGLFHILWTGAPTVAGAHARNAVFYGEKAIDRSPCGTGTSARMAQLAAKGKLKPGDEFWHESIIGSIFKGRVEAATEVAGRPAIIPSIAGWARMTGYNTIFIDDRDPFAHGFVVT; encoded by the coding sequence ATGACCACATATACATTTTCCTGCATCGACGGCCATACATGCGGCAATCCGGTCCGCCTCGTCTCGGGCGGCGCACCCCTGCTGGAGGGCGCGGATATGCTGGAAAAACGCGCCCATTTCATGCGCGAATATGACTGGATCCGCACCGGGCTGATGTTCGAGCCGCGCGGCCATGACATGATGTCCGGCACGATCCTGTACCCTCCGACGCGGCCCGATTGCGATATTGCGGTGCTCTACATCGAAACCTCGGGCTGCCTGCCCATGTGCGGCCACGGCACCATCGGCACGATCACAATGGGGATCGAGAACGGGCTGATCCGCCCCCGCGAACCGGGGCGGCTATCCATCGAGACCCCGGCGGGCAAGGTCGATATTTCCTATGTGCAGCAGGGCCGCTTTGTCGAGGAAGTCCGCCTGACCAATGTCCCCGGTTTTCTCTATGCCGAGGCGCTGACGGCCGAGGTCGAGGGGCTTGGCGAAATCGTCGTCGATATCGCCTATGGCGGCAATTTCTACGCGATTATCGAACCCCAGAAGAATTTCCGCGATATGGCCGATCATTCGGCGGGCGAACTGGTCGGCTGGTCGCGGAAGCTGCGGGCGGCTTTGAACGCGAAATATGATTTCGCGCACCCGCAGGATGACCGGATCAACGGGCTGTTTCATATCCTCTGGACCGGAGCGCCGACAGTCGCGGGCGCCCATGCCCGCAACGCGGTATTCTATGGCGAAAAGGCCATAGACCGCAGCCCCTGCGGCACGGGCACCTCGGCCCGCATGGCCCAGCTTGCCGCGAAGGGAAAGCTGAAACCGGGCGATGAGTTCTGGCATGAGAGCATTATCGGCTCGATCTTCAAGGGCCGGGTCGAGGCGGCAACCGAGGTCGCGGGCCGCCCCGCCATTATCCCTTCCATTGCCGGATGGGCGCGGATGACCGGCTATAACACCATCTTCATCGACGACCGCGACCCCTTCGCGCATGGTTTCGTGGTGACATGA
- a CDS encoding DUF2254 domain-containing protein: MFGWIHGAWMMKLREQLRKMWIRVTLYSFAGIALALVAQFIGPFLPYVPKIDLASGSVGSLLNIIASSMLAVTTFSMSIIVSAYSSATSNATPRSTRLLEGDSVAQTAVSVFVGSFLFSIVGIIGLSAGQYPDNARVLLFIATLLDIFLITWALLRWVNHLNEFGRMSDIIDRIESASMPSARLYREWPSLGAESRQVSPDEASAMVLADQSGYVRYIDMAELQKAAETADIKVGILRMPGKYVHRGEPLLRLSAGVEDKFSAALHRCFTLGDSRSFEQDLQYGLTVLGEVASKALSPGINDPGTAIEVLRAGTRVLQEYHQPPEDGLEPAYDRVSAPPLDVSQIYTTFFAPIARDGGGLFEVQQTLLDCLDVLAQSGHLPAARREAERARNRAAHQLTEDWEKRLLGIAEDAAA; the protein is encoded by the coding sequence ATGTTTGGCTGGATTCACGGGGCGTGGATGATGAAGCTGCGCGAACAGCTTCGGAAAATGTGGATCCGCGTGACGCTGTACAGTTTCGCCGGGATCGCGCTTGCGCTGGTTGCGCAGTTTATCGGCCCGTTTCTGCCCTATGTTCCCAAGATCGACCTGGCATCCGGTTCGGTCGGGTCGCTGCTGAATATCATCGCCTCGTCGATGCTGGCGGTAACGACGTTTTCAATGTCGATCATTGTCAGCGCCTACAGTTCGGCGACCTCGAACGCGACGCCGCGCTCGACCCGGCTGCTGGAGGGCGACAGCGTCGCCCAGACGGCGGTGTCGGTCTTTGTCGGCTCGTTCCTGTTTTCGATTGTCGGCATTATCGGCCTGTCTGCGGGGCAATATCCCGATAATGCGCGGGTCCTGCTGTTCATCGCGACGCTTCTGGATATTTTCCTGATCACTTGGGCGCTGCTTCGCTGGGTCAACCACCTGAACGAATTTGGCCGGATGAGCGATATTATCGACCGGATCGAGAGCGCATCCATGCCCTCGGCGCGGCTCTATCGCGAATGGCCCTCATTGGGGGCCGAGTCGCGGCAGGTTTCGCCCGATGAGGCCAGTGCGATGGTGCTGGCCGACCAGTCTGGCTATGTCCGCTATATCGACATGGCCGAGCTTCAGAAGGCAGCCGAAACCGCGGATATCAAGGTCGGGATCTTGCGGATGCCGGGCAAATATGTGCATCGCGGCGAGCCGCTTCTGCGCCTATCGGCGGGGGTCGAGGACAAGTTCTCGGCGGCGCTGCATCGCTGTTTTACGCTTGGCGACTCGCGCAGCTTCGAACAGGATCTGCAATATGGCCTGACCGTGCTTGGAGAGGTCGCCAGCAAGGCGCTGTCGCCCGGCATCAACGATCCGGGAACGGCAATCGAGGTGTTGCGGGCCGGAACCCGTGTCCTGCAGGAATATCACCAGCCGCCAGAGGATGGGTTGGAACCCGCCTATGATCGGGTCTCGGCGCCGCCGCTGGATGTGTCGCAGATCTACACCACCTTCTTCGCGCCGATTGCCCGCGATGGGGGCGGCCTGTTTGAGGTGCAGCAGACATTGCTGGACTGCCTCGACGTATTGGCGCAATCCGGCCATCTGCCCGCCGCCCGGCGAGAGGCCGAGCGGGCCCGCAACCGCGCCGCCCATCAGTTGACCGAAGACTGGGAGAAGCGGCTTCTGGGGATCGCGGAAGACGCCGCCGCGTGA
- a CDS encoding dihydrodipicolinate synthase family protein, giving the protein MNSQIFSGTIPALMTPCTAERLPDFDALVAEGQMLIAAGMSSVVYCGSMGDWPLLTDAQRMEGVERLVKAGIPVIVGTGAINTASAVAHARHAQQVGAQGLMVIPRVLSRGPSVAAQRAHFKAILSAAPDLPAVIYNSPYYGFATRADLFFALRDEHPNLIGFKEFGGAGDLSYAAEHITSRDDDVTLMIGVDTAVYHGFVNCGATGAITGIGCVLPKEVLHLVNLCQAAAKGDAEARSRAKELEEALAVLSKFDEGPDLVLFFKHLMVLKGHPGFALHFNETDMLSESQKGFAEAQLKLFDAWYAEWSKQGGAVGKYAA; this is encoded by the coding sequence ATGAACTCTCAGATCTTTTCCGGCACGATTCCGGCGCTGATGACGCCCTGCACGGCGGAGCGTCTGCCCGATTTCGACGCTCTGGTCGCCGAGGGGCAGATGCTGATCGCGGCGGGAATGTCATCCGTGGTCTATTGCGGCTCGATGGGGGACTGGCCGCTTCTGACCGATGCGCAGCGGATGGAGGGTGTGGAACGGCTGGTAAAGGCGGGGATTCCGGTCATTGTCGGCACCGGCGCGATCAATACGGCATCTGCGGTGGCCCATGCGCGTCATGCGCAGCAGGTTGGCGCACAAGGGCTGATGGTCATTCCGCGCGTTCTGTCGCGCGGCCCCTCGGTCGCGGCGCAGCGGGCGCATTTCAAGGCGATCCTCAGCGCTGCCCCCGATCTGCCAGCGGTGATCTATAACAGCCCGTATTACGGTTTCGCGACGCGGGCGGATCTGTTCTTCGCCCTGCGCGATGAACATCCCAACCTGATCGGCTTCAAGGAATTCGGCGGGGCCGGCGATCTCAGCTATGCGGCCGAGCATATTACCAGCCGTGACGACGATGTGACCCTGATGATCGGCGTCGATACGGCCGTTTATCATGGCTTCGTCAATTGCGGCGCGACCGGCGCGATTACCGGGATCGGCTGCGTTCTGCCAAAGGAAGTGCTGCATCTGGTCAATCTGTGTCAGGCGGCAGCAAAAGGAGATGCCGAGGCACGGAGCCGCGCGAAGGAACTGGAAGAGGCGCTTGCGGTCCTGTCGAAATTTGATGAAGGCCCCGATTTGGTCCTGTTCTTCAAGCATCTCATGGTGCTGAAGGGACATCCCGGATTTGCACTGCATTTCAACGAAACCGACATGCTGAGCGAGTCGCAGAAGGGCTTTGCCGAGGCGCAGTTGAAACTGTTCGACGCGTGGTATGCGGAATGGTCGAAACAGGGCGGGGCCGTGGGGAAATACGCCGCCTGA
- a CDS encoding amino acid ABC transporter permease, with product MFNYTFQWKQVSRYFPEMLEGAFVTMQVAVLSMVIGIVLAIVLTLFRLSGNRVLGGIAAAWVEVARNTPALFQIYMAHFGVASFGIHFSPWTSLLIGITFNNAGYLSENFRGALKAIPDTQARSGRSLGMSELQSFRYIVMPQMLRIAFLPMSNQMVWAVLMTSLGVTVGMNTDLYGVTQDLNALTFRTFELFFVAGVIFYVIVKVIQLATRLIARRMFRY from the coding sequence ATGTTCAACTATACATTCCAGTGGAAGCAGGTCTCGCGCTACTTCCCGGAAATGCTGGAAGGTGCGTTTGTCACCATGCAGGTGGCGGTGCTGTCGATGGTGATCGGCATCGTGCTGGCGATCGTGCTGACCCTGTTCCGGCTGTCGGGCAATCGCGTCCTGGGCGGGATCGCAGCAGCATGGGTCGAGGTGGCGCGTAATACTCCGGCGCTGTTCCAGATCTATATGGCGCATTTTGGCGTCGCCAGTTTCGGCATCCATTTCAGCCCGTGGACCTCGCTTCTGATCGGGATCACCTTCAATAATGCAGGCTATCTGTCCGAGAATTTCCGCGGCGCGCTGAAAGCCATTCCCGACACGCAGGCGCGGTCCGGCCGTTCGCTTGGCATGTCGGAACTGCAATCCTTCCGCTATATCGTCATGCCGCAAATGCTGCGCATCGCGTTTTTGCCGATGTCGAACCAGATGGTCTGGGCGGTGCTGATGACCTCGCTTGGTGTGACGGTCGGGATGAACACCGATCTTTACGGCGTCACGCAGGATCTGAACGCGCTGACCTTCCGCACGTTTGAACTGTTCTTCGTTGCCGGTGTCATCTTCTATGTCATCGTCAAGGTGATCCAGCTTGCCACGCGGCTGATCGCCCGGCGCATGTTCCGGTATTAA